Within Caulobacter segnis, the genomic segment AGAGGTCCGACAGCACGAACATCAGCGCCCCGCGACCGACCGTCTTCAGCGAGAAGTCGCTGTTCAGCGCCGCGGCGGCCATGGCCGAGAGGAAGACGCTGTAGACGGCGATCTCCGGCGCGGCGGCGCGGTCGTGCGGCAGCATCCAGGCGGCGGCCGTCACCGTCGGGATCAGGAACAGCGGGCGCAGCGACGCGCGCCGCCGATGGCGCAGGTACAGCGCCACGGCGACGATATGACCCAGCAGGAAGGCGATCGCTCCGACCGTCAGGCCGTGGGTCTCGAGCAGCACGTCGCCTGCCGCGCCCAAGGCCATGACGGTGACCAGAAGCCAACCGTCCAGGCTCCTGGCCCGGATCATCGCATGGATCGCCAGCAAGCCCACGCCGGCGCCCTTCCATATCGTCTCGACCATCGGCGGCAGGTCCAGGCCCCAGGTCGCGACGTAACTGACACCGGCGACCGCCGAGGCGAGCAGCGTCCAGCGCGCGGCCGGGCCCATGGCCTTCATGGTGCGTTTTCTCCCCGATTCTTTCGATCAGACTGCGACGACTGTCGTCCTCGACGCAATCGTGTTGAGACCCATGCCGAAATGTCGGAGACAAGAGGCAAGGCTCGCCTGGCGGCGTGGAGAACAAGACCATGAACGGCGCGGACGCCCTGATCACGACCCTCGCCGACAACGGCGTCACCGCCTGCTTCGCCAATCCCGGCACCAGCGAGATGCAGTTCGTCTCGGCCCTGGACCGCGAGCCGCGCATGCGCTCGGTCCTGTGCTTGTTCGAGGGCGTGGCGACCGGCGCCGCCGACGGCTATGGCCGCATGGCCGGCAAGCCCGCCTGCACCCTGCTGCACCTGGGTCCCGGCTACGCCAACGGCGCGGCCAACCTGCACAACGCCCGGAGAGCGTACACCCCAATAGTGAACGTGATCGGCGACCACGCCACCTATCACCGGGGCTTCGACGCGCCGCTGAACAGCGACATCGCCGCCCTGGCCGCGCCCAACTCGGTCTGGGTCAAGTCGGCCGAGAGCGCCGACAGCGTCGGCCCCCTGACCGCCGAGGCGATCGTCGCAAGCTATGGCGCGCCCGGCGGCAACGCCTGCCTGGTGCTGCCCGCCGACGCGGCCTGGAACGCGGCGACGGTGAAGGGGCCGGTCGTGACGCCGCCTGGCTTCGAGCGGCCCGACAAGACCGCCGTCGAGGCTGTCGCCAAGGCGTTGGGCTTCGCGAAGAAGCCCGTGCTGCTGCTGGGATCGGGGGCCTGCGGCGAGGTGGCTCTGGCCGCCGCCGGCCGGCTGGCGGCCCATGGCGTCCGCGTGCTGACCGACACGTTCACCGCCCGTCAGGCGCGGGGCGAGGGCCGCTTTCGACCCGACAAGCTGCCCTATTTCGCCGAGCAGGCCCTGAAGGACCTGGAGGGCGTCGACCTGATGGTGCTGGTCGCCACCCAGCGGCCGGTCGCCTTCTTCGCCTATCCCGATCGCCCCAGCGTGCTCGTGCCGGAAGGCTGCTCGGTCGAAACCCTGTGTGGCCGCGAGGTCGACGCGGCTGCCGCCCTCGTCGCCCTGGCCGACGCGGTCGGCGCGCCGGCGGCGGGGGCGGTCGAGGCCCTGGTCATTCCGGACGTCCCGGCTGGCCGCCTGGACCCCTGGGCCATCGGCGCCTCGGTGGCGCGGCACATGCCGGCGGATACGGTGATCTCGGATGACGCGGTGACGGCCGGCCTGCCGATCTTTACCCAGACCCGCGCCGCCCGCGCCCACGACTGGCTGTCCCTGACCGGCGGCGCGATCGGCCAGGGCATCCCGCTGGCGATCGGCGCGGCGGTGGCCTGTCCGGACCGCAAGGTGCTGGCCCTGACCGGCGACGGGGCCGGGATGTACACGGTGCAGGGCCTGTGGACGATCGTCCGCGAAAAGCTGGACGTCACGGTGGTCGTCTTCGCCAACCACGCCTATCGCATCCTCGGCATCGAGCTGGGTCGCACCGGCGCGGGCAATCCGGGACCGGCGGCCTCGCGACTGCTCGACCTGGGCGATCCGCGCATCGATTGGGTCTCGGTGGCCCGGGGCATGGGCATGACGGCCGAGCGCGCCGAGACGGCCGAGGCCTTCGACGACGCCTTCGCCCGCGCCATGGCCACACCCGGCCCGCGCCTGATCGAAGCCGCGCTCTAGCGGGGCAGGGCGGCGTCCAAGGTGTCCGCGATGGCGGTCATCGCCGCCAAGTTAGGATGATAGGGCGCGCCGCCCGGCGGGGCCGGATAACCGTTCATCCAGGGCTGAGCCGCGCAGGCGTCATGCCCTCGGCTGAGCTCCGACGCGGCGATGACGCTCGCCCCGCCGGCCGTCGCCGCCTCTCGGGTGATCGACAGCAGGCGCGCGGCCTTGGTCCGGGCGGCGTCGGCGTCCGCCCCGGTCAGCGGCGTGGCGGCGCATACGCCCTGGGGCGGCAGGATGGTCGGATATTCGACCAGCACGATCCGGCCTTCGGCGCCCGTTCGCGGATCGCCGCGACGAGGCCGGTCATGGCGGTCTTCAGCGCCGCGTAATCCGCCTCGGTCGGGGCGGTCGCCGGCGCGCAACTGGCCTCGCCCCGCTGGCGGCACGAGGCGCCGTAGAGGCCGCCGACCAGGCCGATGTCGTTGCCGCCGATGGTGACGGTGACCAGCGTCGTGTCGGCCGTCACCGCGTCGATCTGGGCCGGGAGCTCGCCCCACGGCTGGAGGATCGCCGAGGTCCTGGCCCCGCTGCAGCCGACATCGACCAGGGTCAGGCCGCGCCGGGCCGCCAGCTGGCTGGCGTAGTTCCGCGTCGAACGCGTACAGCGGGCCGGCGCGCCCTCCTGATACGGCGCGATCCCCAGCCCGGCGGCATACGAGCTGCCCATCGAGACATAGCGCTCGCCGGCTTGCGCGGCGGTTGCGAGCAGGGCGAAGGCGAGGGTCAGGCGGCGCAGCATGGCGCGAGCTTATCCAGCGTCCCGACCAAAAAGAAAGCCCGCCGGATCGCTCCGGCGGGCCCCTTTTCAGTTCAGGTCGGGACTGGGATCAGCCCTTGACCTTGTTGGTCGGCAGCTTGCAGCCGCCGCCGATGCCCTTGGCCTGGACGCAGGAGAGGAACTCCTTGGCGGCCGGCTTGGCGACGCCGGTCGGATAGCCCAGCACCCAGCCGGGCAGACCGTCCGAGCAGGCCACTTCGACGAAGCCCTCGGTCTCGGTCGCGCCGATGACGCGAGCGTCCGACACCGTGCACGAGGCCTTGTTGAAGCCGACCAGGTCCTTGGTCAGGCGGGCGTACTGGGTGGACGTCTTGGTGAAGGAGCAGCGGAAGCCGTTCAGTTCGGCCGTCAGGCAGTCATAGACCGTGCCGCCGGTGGCGGTGAACACGGCGATGGCGCCGACGTCGCTGTTCTTGCACTTCAGCTCGACGATTTCCTTCTTCGGGTCGTTGGTCGGCAGCATGCCGTACTTCTCGACGTCGCAGGGGAAACCGGCCTTGGCCGCCAGCTTGCTGTAGAAGCCGGCCTGTTCGGTCTGGGCCGCGACCGCGTCGGTCATGGTGCAGCCGCCGCCGACGAAGCCGGCCTGGGCGCACGGGATGGCGCGGGCGAAGGCCCCCGTCGTCGCGGTCTGCTGGTAGACGTAGCCCTTGCCGTCCTGGCACGACACTTCGAAGTAGTTGTCGACCTTGGTGCTGAGGATGTAGCGCTTGTCCTTGATGGCGCAGGTCGTGCCCGCGGCCGCCGCGGCGGTGTTCAGCGTGTCGACGATGGCCAGCTGGGTCTGACGGTTGGTCAGCTTGCAGCTGACGTTGCCGCCTTCCTCGTACAGCAGGCAGCTGTTCACGACGACGTCGCCGCTGATGTTCATCGGGGACGTGGTCTGGACGACGTAGCCGCTGCCGCCTTTACAGGCGACTTCGAAATACGAGTTCTTGGCGCCCGAGCCGATGG encodes:
- a CDS encoding GDSL-type esterase/lipase family protein, whose amino-acid sequence is MLRRLTLAFALLATAAQAGERYVSMGSSYAAGLGIAPYQEGAPARCTRSTRNYASQLAARRGLTLVDVGCSGARTSAILQPWGELPAQIDAVTADTTLVTVTIGGNDIGLVGGLYGASCRQRGEASCAPATAPTEADYAALKTAMTGLVAAIRERAPKAGSCWSNIRPSCRPRAYAPPRR
- a CDS encoding acetolactate synthase large subunit, with the protein product MNGADALITTLADNGVTACFANPGTSEMQFVSALDREPRMRSVLCLFEGVATGAADGYGRMAGKPACTLLHLGPGYANGAANLHNARRAYTPIVNVIGDHATYHRGFDAPLNSDIAALAAPNSVWVKSAESADSVGPLTAEAIVASYGAPGGNACLVLPADAAWNAATVKGPVVTPPGFERPDKTAVEAVAKALGFAKKPVLLLGSGACGEVALAAAGRLAAHGVRVLTDTFTARQARGEGRFRPDKLPYFAEQALKDLEGVDLMVLVATQRPVAFFAYPDRPSVLVPEGCSVETLCGREVDAAAALVALADAVGAPAAGAVEALVIPDVPAGRLDPWAIGASVARHMPADTVISDDAVTAGLPIFTQTRAARAHDWLSLTGGAIGQGIPLAIGAAVACPDRKVLALTGDGAGMYTVQGLWTIVREKLDVTVVVFANHAYRILGIELGRTGAGNPGPAASRLLDLGDPRIDWVSVARGMGMTAERAETAEAFDDAFARAMATPGPRLIEAAL
- a CDS encoding lysoplasmalogenase, coding for MKAMGPAARWTLLASAVAGVSYVATWGLDLPPMVETIWKGAGVGLLAIHAMIRARSLDGWLLVTVMALGAAGDVLLETHGLTVGAIAFLLGHIVAVALYLRHRRRASLRPLFLIPTVTAAAWMLPHDRAAAPEIAVYSVFLSAMAAAALNSDFSLKTVGRGALMFVLSDLLIFARLGPLPDTLATGLAVWGLYYFGQMLICLGVGQRLEPRTA